From Argopecten irradians isolate NY chromosome 12, Ai_NY, whole genome shotgun sequence, one genomic window encodes:
- the LOC138304916 gene encoding uncharacterized protein has product MDFPTLSVVAILLITIDHTTANCFESIPGPSPYRSVDPVTCVFDNQTYQPGETWVHDPCMNCSCSQAGAYRCCGYGIYAGPGLFVIGCAVNRLDCHTGELLDEVPGSCPRSGQLVHVP; this is encoded by the exons ATGGATTTCCCTACGCTGTCAGTTGTCGCCATTCTCCTGATTACAATTGATCACACCACGGCAAACTGTTTCGAAAGTATACCAGGCCCTAGTCCTTACC GATCGGTCGATCCAGTTACATGTGTGTTCGATAACCAGACATATCAGCCTGGAGAGACGTGGGTACACGATCCCTGTATGAACTGTTCCTGTAGTCAAGCTGGAGCGTACAGATGCTGCGG ATATGGTATATATGCCGGACCCGGACTTTTCGTGATAGGTTGTGCTGTAAATCGATTGGATTGCCACACCGGTGAACTGCTTGATGAAGTACCTGGATCGTGTCCCCGGTCTGGTCAGCTAGTTCATGTACCTTAA
- the LOC138304915 gene encoding uncharacterized protein: protein MNGDDSPVMVYAHTSMASLAQDIVTRCEELMNLAEGPKRSLQRTLSFAPAGPRGVQYRNIQWKKFNDGFPNIFIDDVKDMQGRDVIFIGSFHTPDIIFEQLSLLYMFPRYLARSFHFILPYFPTGTMERVDTEGQIATAKTLATLLSAIPLTTKGPAQICIFDIHALQERFYFSDNIIPRLESAVPLLKNETSKLPDVDNIVYAFPDDGAFKRFHHFFPEENSITCVKIRDGKKRIVKVKDGNPEGKHVIIIDDLVQTGGTLKECGRALLEKGAKCISAYVTHAVFPNKSWEKFMMDDVKFENFWVTDSLPHAKTICENKPFKLLSLRDPIAEMLMGYDLMPYC from the exons ATGAATGGAGACGACAGCCCAGTGATGGTGTATGCCCATACATCCATGGCCTCACTGGCccaggatatagtgacacgatGTGAGGAACTCATGAATCTAGCAGAGGGACCCAAGAGAAGT cTGCAAAGAACACTGTCCTTTGCTCCAGCTGGTCCACGTGGAGTCCAATACCGGAATATTCAGTGGAAAAAATTCAACGACGGTTTTCCAAATATCTTTATAGATGATGTGAAAGATATGCAAGGCAGAGAtg TGATTTTTATCGGGAGTTTCCATACACCTGATATCATATTTGAACAGCTGTCTCTTCTCTATATGTTTCCAAG atatttagcaaggtcatttcatttcattctgCCCTACTTTCCTACTGGAACGATGGAGCGAGTGGACACGGAGGGTCAGATAGCCACAGCTAAG acTCTGGCCACCCTGCTGTCTGCCATACCACTGACAACAAAAGGACCCGCCCAGATCTGCATCTTTGACATACATGCTTTACAGGAGAGATTTTACTTCTCAGATAATATCATACCTAG aTTGGAGTCAGCCGTGCCTTTATTAAAGAATGAGACAAGCAAGCTCCCTGATGTGGACAACATTGTGTACGCTTTTCCTGATGATGGTGCCTTCAAACGATTTCACCATTTCTTCCCAGAGGAGAACTCAATCACCTGTGTAAAAATCAGAGATGGCAAGAAACGCATAGTCAAAGTTAAAGATG GAAATCCGGAAGGAAAACATGTGATCATTATAGATGATTTAGTCCAGACAGGTGGCACACTGAAGGAGTGTGGCAGG GCGTTACTGGAGAAAGGGGCCAAGTGTATCAGTGCCTATGTGACTCATGCTGTTTTTCCTAACAAATCTTGGGAGAAGTTCATGATGGACGACGTTAAGTTTGAGAACTTCTGGGTAACCGATTCATTGCCCCATGCCAAGACTATATGTGAAAACAAGCCTTTTAAACTGTTGTCATTGCGGGACCCTATCGCTGAAATGTTGATGGGGTATGACCTCATGCCGTATTGCTAA